In Helianthus annuus cultivar XRQ/B chromosome 9, HanXRQr2.0-SUNRISE, whole genome shotgun sequence, the following are encoded in one genomic region:
- the LOC110879729 gene encoding LRR receptor-like serine/threonine-protein kinase FEI 2 yields MSSTNLIFISVFSAVFVSTTLFSTCSFALTEDGLTLLEFKESLNDSRNVLSDWVNNDETPCQWTGITCYQSDQRVLAINLPYMDIGGFISPSIGKLSRLQRLALHQNRLHGIIPNEIGQCVELRAVYLRANYLQGGIPPNIGNLSLLSILDLSSNTLKGAIPSSLGHLIRLQYLNLSTNFFSGEIPNFGALTKFGNNSFIGNLDLCGQQIHKPCKTSLGFPAVLPHAESDEAAVPKRSSRSLKGALIGVVTALALAVVFFVFLLVWMLTKKERAAKKYVVVKKQVHQETSTQLITFHGDLPYPSSEIIEKLESLDDEHVVGSGGFGIVYRMVMNDCGTFAVKRIDQTQKGQDQAFERELEVLGSVKHMNLVNLRGYCRFSDSKLLIYDYVANGSLESFLHERRDGGQTLSWKARLKVAYGSARGLAYLHHDCSPKIIHRDIKSSNILLDEYLEPCVSDFGLAKLLVDEEAHVTTVVAGTFGYLAPEYLQSGRATVKSDVYSFGVLLLELITGKRPTDPAFVKQGLNVVGWLNTLRKENQLEDVVDKRCTDADASTVEAVLEIAGRCTDANPDHRPSMQQVLQFLEQEVMSPCPSDFYDSHSDYA; encoded by the exons ATGAGTTCAACAAATCTGATCTTCATTTCGGTTTTCTCAGCTGTTTTTGTCTCAACAACCCTGTTCAGCACCTGCTCCTTTGCTCTCACTGAAGATG GGTTAACTTTGTTGGAGTTTAAAGAAAGTTTGAATGACAGTAGGAATGTTCTGAGTGATTGGGTGAATAATGATGAAACCCCATGTCAATGGACTGGTATCACATGTTATCAGAGTGACCAAAGAGTTCTAGCCAT AAACTTGCCTTATATGGATATTGGAGGGTTTATATCTCCAAGCATTGGTAAACTCAGTAGATTACAAAGACT GGCACTTCACCAGAACAGATTACATGGTATAATTCCTAATGAAATTGGTCAATGTGTTGAACTAAGAGCTGT GTACTTGAGGGCTAATTATCTTCAGGGTGGCATTCCACCAAATATAGGAAATCTTTCCCTTCTTAGTATACT GGATTTGTCAAGCAATACTTTAAAGGGAGCGATACCTTCATCCCTTGGTCATCTCATTCGTCTCCAGTACTT GAACTTATCGACAAACTTTTTTTCTGGTGAAATTCCAAATTTTGGAGCACTAACCAAGTTTGGAAACAATTC GTTTATTGGTAATTTAGACCTGTGCGGGCAGCAAATACACAAACCGTGTAAAACGTCGTTGGGATTCCCTGCGGTCTTACCGCATGCAGAAAGTGATGAAGCAGCAG TGCCTAAACGTTCATCTCGTTCTCTGAAAGGAGCACTGATCGGTGTTGTTACCGCTTTGGCACTAGCCGTTGTGTTCTTTGTATTCCTATTAGTCTGGATGCTTACAAAGAAAGAAAGGGCTGCAAAAAAATACGTGGTTGTCAAGAAACAAGTTCATCAAgaaacaa GCACACAACTTATAACATTCCACGGTGATCTTCCTTACCCTTCAAGTGAAATTATAGAGAAGCTCGAGTCACTTGATGATGAACATGTGGTCGGGTCTGGTGGGTTCGGGATCGTGTACAGAATGGTGATGAACGATTGCGGCACGTTTGCGGTTAAAAGGATTGATCAAACCCAAAAAGGTCAAGATCAAGCATTTGAACGTGAACTGGAAGTATTGGGTAGCGTTAAACATATGAATCTTGTGAATCTACGAGGATATTGTCGGTTTTCTGACTCGAAGCTTCTTATCTACGATTATGTGGCCAATGGTAGCCTTGAAAGTTTCTTACATG AACGTCGGGATGGAGGTCAAACATTAAGTTGGAAAGCTCGTTTGAAAGTAGCTTACGGTTCAGCTCGGGGATTGGCTTATTTGCACCATGATTGTAGTCCTAAAATAATTCACCGAGATATAAAATCTAGTAATATTCTTCTCGATGAATATCTCGAGCCTTGTGTTTCCGATTTTGGTCTCGCTAAGCTTTTGGTAGATGAGGAAGCTCATGTAACCACTGTCGTTGCCGGCACTTTTGGCTATCTCGCACCAG AGTATCTGCAAAGCGGGCGAGCCACTGTGAAGTCCGATGTTTATAGCTTTGGGGTTTTGTTACTAGAGCTTATAACAGGAAAGAGACCGACAGATCCGGCTTTCGTGAAACAAGGCCTAAACGTTGTTGGTTGG TTGAACACGTTGAGGAAAGAGAACCAGTTGGAAGACGTGGTGGACAAGAGGTGCACCGATGCAGATGCTTCAACTGTAGAAGCAGTTCTAGAGATAGCAGGGCGGTGCACCGATGCGAACCCGGATCACAGACCGTCGATGCAACAGGTGTTGCAGTTTCTCGAACAGGAGGTGATGTCACCCTGCCCAAGTGACTTCTATGACTCCCATTCAGATTATGCTTGA